A genomic stretch from Podospora pseudoanserina strain CBS 124.78 chromosome 3, whole genome shotgun sequence includes:
- a CDS encoding hypothetical protein (COG:T; EggNog:ENOG503NXE0), which translates to MDLPNIETRSSGADNNNPASGDDDQQPHNNNNNNNNNNSNNQTSRLWRRLNLFGHHRDNNAGGNGSIQGGGGLEDDITQNGSGKRQSRKVVPGLPRAPTFKRQQSEKRHRLEPIRPTAAERRAVSMDRRVVVQGSSNGGGDPRTSAPDVLLLAHEGGYSSQSQSVPPPSFPIDTDGEGYFGGRYTAAAQGFDDHSNDADDDGEAMSDDGGRHSVTTSQWEARIHDELEQIWILNLSMHFRDKSKREKFFVTYRQQEHLWRRVTVSLDYRNAPEGSLEMELAGTRFQREKSAKIYEAIRESLMDIQFYDTVTNLKLQTTDGRLHVHVVEDVNEIISYPSVRLIQHTRCRRVKEREMEFDSHMSGFVYKMRVNGQILIKKEIPGPDTVDEFLYEINALNSLRSARNVIQFYGVVVDDREEHVTGILISYAEQGALIDILYDHAHEHPPLPWSIREKWARQIVAGLSEIHEAGFVQGDFTLSNIVIDHNSDAKIIDINRRGCPVGWEPPEATPMIECNQRISMYIGIKSDLYQLGMVLWSLATQDDEPEAQGRPLQIADDVDVPAWFARIVYICLSDNPRNRLQALQLLSLFPEPEEPLTAVPHHHHIHEDSYLPQEYMSDIFSITSQPPNVMNGNMGNDWQYIGPNSPTNPYGGGTFAEDPYFYPPPRGRSPPSPQPSNHEDEGCEPTGRFGARRFNTWSVGEGWKPMVPSVSDLPPRSVLGEESDVGGFKRGRQRVSPRHGKIAVSDYGGIDGMVASQTLEIPKQGVGIGVGVGEKELRTPESRADSGKDMTELGSTPRDGGVLGLGGGKEGVEVLRETEKLFPSTNKDLEQPLALEQQEEYTAVMGTSLGRLGRPDDLNNVGGAFSFDQRSRGMQRKGSTSSGSGGIEGEIEEEDEMGDEEEDELDMELDGELPGDLEKTIGLQTQLLSVP; encoded by the exons ATGGACCTCCCAAATATCGAAACACGCAGTAGCGGtgccgacaacaacaacccagccTCCGGTGACGacgaccaacaaccacacaacaacaacaacaacaacaacaacaacaacagcaacaaccaaaccAGTCGTCTTTGGCGTCGGCTCAACCTCTTTGGTCATCATCGCGACAACAACGCGGGGGGGAATGGATCGAtacagggtggtggtgggttggaggatgataTCACGCAAAATGGCAGCGGAAAAAGACAAAGTAGAAAGGTAGTCCCCGGTCTGCCTCGGGCGCCAACTTTCAAGAGGCAGCAGTCCGAGAAACGGCATCGGCTCGAGCCGATCCGACCGACGGCcgcggagaggagggcagTGTCAATGGACaggagggttgttgtgcaaggcagcagcaacggtggtggcgatCCAAGGACTAGCGCGCCGGATGTTCTCCTTCTTGCGCACGAGGGGGGGTATTCGTCGCAGTCGCAGTCggtgccgccgccctcgTTCCCCATTGACACTGATGGGGAAGGCTATTTCGGGGGGCGATATACTGCAGCCGCGCAAGGATTCGACGACCACTCCAacgacgccgacgacgacggcgaggcgATGTCTGACGACGGCGGCAGGCACTCGGTCACGACGTCGCAGTGGGAGGCCAGGATCCACGACGAGCTGGAGCAGATCTGGATATTGAACTTGTCGATGCACTTCCGGGACAAGTCCAAGAGGGAAAAGTTTTTTGTGACGTACCGGCAGCAGGAGCACctctggaggagggtgacggtTAGTTTGGATTATCGGAACGCGCCCGaggggagcttggagatggagcTGGCGGGGACGAGGTTTCAGAGGGAGAAAAGCGCAAAGATCTACGAGGCTATTCGGGAGAGTTTGATGGATATTCAGTTTTATGACACGGTGACGAACCTGAAGCTGCAGACTACGGATGGGAGGTTGCATGTGCATGTTGTGGAGGATGTTAAT GAGATCATCAGCTATCCTTCAGTTCGTCTGATCCAGCACACGCGATGTAGACGGGtcaaggagagagagatggagtTTGACTCGCACATGTCGGGGTTTGTGTACAAGATGAGGGTGAATGGGCAGATActgatcaagaaggagattcCGGGACCGGATACAGTGGATGAGTTTCTTTACGAGATCAACGCCCTCAACTCGTTGCGCTCGGCGAGGAACGTCATTCAGTTttatggggttgttgttgacgatCGGGAGGAGCACGTCACGGGCATTCTGATCAGCTACGCTGAGCAGGGCGCGCTGATTGACATCTTGTATGATCACGCCCATGAGCACCCGCCTCTTCCTTGGTCGATTCGCGAGAAATGGGCGAGGCAGATCGTGGCTGGGCTGTCGGAGATTCACGAGGCCGGGTTTGTCCAGGGGGATTTCACGCTTTCAAACATTGTTATTGATCACAACAGCGACGCGAAGATTATCGACATCAACAGGCGGGGTTGCCCGGTGGGTTGGGAACCGCCAGAAGCAACGCCGATGATTGAATGTAATCAGCGGATCTCGATGTACATCGGGATCAAGTCTGACCTCTACCAACTCGGCATGGTGCTCTGGTCGTTGGCGACGCAAGACGATGAGCCAGAAGCACAAGGGAGACCGCTGCAGATCGCGGACGATGTGGATGTGCCGGCGTGGTTCGCGAGGATAGTGTACATTTGTCTGAGCGACAACCCGAGGAATAGGCTGCAGGCCCTGCAGCTGCTGTCGCTGTTcccggagccggaggagcCGTTGACTGCCGttccgcatcatcatcacattcACGAGGACAGTTACCTGCCACAGGAGTACATGTCGGATATATTCTCGATCACGAGCCAGCCGCCGAACGTGATGAATGGGAACATGGGGAATGATTGGCAGTATATCGGGCCGAACAGCCCTACCAACCCTTATGGCGGGGGGACTTTTGCGGAAGATCCGTATTTCTACCCGCCGCCGAGGGGGAGGtccccgccctcgccgcAGCCGAGCAACCACGAGGACGAGGGCTGTGAACCgacggggaggtttggggcGAGGAGGTTTAATACTTGGagtgtgggggagggatggaagCCGATGGTGCCGAGTGTCAGCGATTTGCCTCCTAGGAGTGTGCTTGGGGAGGAGTCGGACGTGGGGGGTTTCAAGAGGGGAAGGCAGAGGGTTAGCCCAAGGCATGGGAAGATTGCGGTTAGTGATTATGGGGGGATTGATGGAATGGTGGCGAGTCAGACGTTGGAGATACCTAAGCAAGGGGTAGGGATAGGGGTAGGGGtaggggagaaggagctcaGGACGCCCGAGTCGAGGGCGGATAGTGGGAAGGATATGACCGAGTTGGGGAGTACACCCAGAGATGGAGGcgtgctggggttggggggcgggaaggagggggtagAGGTTTTGAGGGAGACGGAAAAGTTGTTTCCGAGTACTAACAAAGACTTGGAGCAACCGCTGGCTTTGGAACAACAGGAGGAATATACCGCGGTGATGGGGACTAGTctggggaggttgggcaGGCCGGACGATTTAAATAACGTTGGAGGGGCCTTTTCGTTCGACCAAAGGAGTAGGGGAATGCAGAGGAAGGGAAGTACGAGCAGTGGGAGTGGCGGGATCGAgggggagattgaggaggaggatgaaatgggggatgaggaagaggacgagttAGATATGGAGTTGGATGGGGAATTACCTGGGGATTTAGAGAAGACGATTGGGTTGCAGACGCAGCTGCTGTCTGTTCCCTAA
- the OLE1_1 gene encoding stearoyl-CoA 9-desaturase (COG:C; COG:I; EggNog:ENOG503NU4E), producing MASSSSEVPASAVLQAESFPDGTKDYVAIRKKNWDIKKPHITDQPITAKNWYKHVNWLNTTFIIFIPLTGLISSYWVPLQMKTAVFTVLYYFFAGLGITAGYHRLWAHTSYKATLPLKIFLAAGGAAAVEGSARWWSSLHRSHHRYTDTEKDPYSVRKGLLYSHIGWMVMKQNPRRIGRTDITDLNDDAVVVWQHRNYIKSVITMALIVPTLVCGLGWNDWTGGFVYAGILRIFFIQQATFCVNSLAHWLGDQPFDDRNSPRDHVITALVTLGEGYHNFHHEFPSDFRNAIEWWQYDPTKWFISIMKFLGLAYNLKTFPQNEIEKGRLQQLQKKLDQKRSTLDWGIPLENLPVVSWDDFVAESKNGKAWIAVAGIIHDVGKFIADHPGGKTLINSAIGKDATAVFNGGVYNHSNGAHNLLSTMRVGVLRGGCEVEIWKRAQSENKDVQTVTDSSGQRIVRAGNQATKIPQPVSTADAA from the exons AtggcgtcgtcgtcatctgaGGTTCCCGCTTCGGCGGTCCTCCAGGCCGAGTCCTTCCCCGACGGAACCAAGGACTATGTCGCCATCCGCAAGAAGAACTGGGACATTAAGAAGCCCC ATATCACCGACCagcccatcaccgccaagaACTGGTACAAGCACGTCAACTGGCTCAACACCAcattcatcatcttcattcCCCTCACGGGCCTCATCTCCTCGTACTGGGTACCACTTCAGATGAAGACGGCCGTCTTCACTGTGCTCTACTACTTCTTCGCTGGCCTCGGTATCACCGCCGGCTACCATCGCCTGTGGGCTCACACCTCCTACAAGgccacccttcccctcaaGATCTTCCTTGCCGCTGGTGGCGCCGCCGCTGTCGAGGGCAGCGCTCGGTGGTGGTCCAGTCTCCATCGTTCTCACCACCGTTACACCGATACCGAGAAGGATCCCTACTCCGTCCGGAAGGGTCTGCTCTACAGCCACATCGGCTGGATGGTCATGAAGCAGAACCCCCGCCGTATCGGCCGTACCGACATCACCGATCTCAACGATGACGCCGTTGTCGTTTGGCAGCACCGCAACTACATCAAGTCGGTCATCACCATGGCTCTGATTGTTCCCACCCTCGTTTGCGGTCTCGGCTGGAACGACTGGACCGGTGGCTTCGTCTATGCCGGTATCCTCCGCATCTTTTTCATTCAGCAGGCCACCTTCTGCGTCAACTCCCTCGCCCACTGGCTCGGCGACCAGCCCTTTGATGACCGCAACTCACCGAGAGATCACGTCATCACTGCCCTCGTCACCCTTGGTGAGGGTTACCACAACTTCCACCACGAGTTCCCAAGTGATTTCCGCAACGCTATTGAGTGGTGGCAGTACGACCCCACCAAGTGGTTCATTTCGATCATGAAGTTCCTCGGCCTCGCATACAACCTCAAGACATTCCCCCAGAACGAGATTGAGAAGGGCAGACTCCAGCAGCTtcagaagaagctcgaccAGAAGCGTTCCACTCTTGACTGGGGTATTCCTCTCGAGAACCTGCCCGTTGTCAGCTGGGACGACTTTGTCGCCGAGTCCAAGAACGGCAAGGCCTGGATTGCCGTCGCTGGCATCATTCACGACGTTGGCAAGTTCATTGCTGACCACCCCGGTGGCAAGACCCTCATCAACTCTGCCATTGGTAAGGACGCCACTGCTGTCTTCAACGGTGGTGTCTACAACCACTCCAACGGCGCCCACAACCTTCTCTCCACCATGAGAGTTGGCGTTCTTCGTGGCGGCTGCGAGGTTGAGATCTGGAAGCGCGCCCAGTCCGAGAACAAGGACGTTCAGACCGTCACCGACTCCTCTGGTCAAAGAATTGTCCGCGCTGGCAACCAGGCCACCAAGATCCCTCAGCCCGTTTCTACTGCCGATGCTGCGTAA
- the GDI1 gene encoding Rab GDP dissociation inhibitor alpha (EggNog:ENOG503NU8W; COG:O): MSSGELTNILVSTDVTRYLEFKQVAGSYVQQGAGSKATVAKVPSDAGEALKSPLMGIFEKRRMKSFIEWVGQFDLKDSATHKGLNMTTCTMKEVFDKFGLEATTKDFIGHAMALYQTDSYLDKPGVAPEAIERIRLYGNSVARYGKSPYIYPLYGLGELPQGFARLSAIYGGTYMLNTNVDEVVYEGDKAVGIKATMTNIEPEMKFETKAKIIIGDPSYFPNKVKVVGHVLRAICILKHPLANTSDADSAQLIIPQSQVGRKNDIYIAVVSSAHNVCPKGYWIAIVSTIAETSANHHLELAPGIERLGKIEEQFMGPPIPLYEPLEDGTKDNIFISKSYDASSHFETTTDDVRDIYRRLAGEELVVEGLREGIQIEGGDQ, translated from the exons ATGTCCTCGGGCGAGCTTACAAACATCCTTGTCTCGACCGACGTCACCAGATACCTCGAGTTCAAGCAGGTTGCCGGCAGCTACGTCCAGCAGGGTGCGGGAAGCAAGGCGACTGTTGCCAAGGTCCCCTCGGATGCCGGCGAGGCTCTCAAGTCGCCCCTGATGGGCATCTTCGAGAAGCGCCGCATGAAGAGCTTCATTGAGTGGGTTGGCCAGTTCGACCTCAAGGACTCTGCGACACACAAGG GCCTCAACATGACCACCTGCACCATGAAGGAGGTGTTTGACAAGTTCGGCCTCGAGGCCACGACCAAAGACTTCATCGGCCACGCCATGGCTCTCTACCAGACCGACTCGTACCTCGACAAGCCCGGCGTCGCCCCCGAGGCCATCGAGCGCATTCGTCTGTATGGCAACTCGGTCGCCCGCTACGGAAAGTCTCCCTACATCTACCCCCTCTACGGCCTCGGCGAGCTCCCCCAGGGTTTCGCCCGCCTGTCGGCCATCTACGGCGGCACCTACAtgctcaacaccaacgtcGACGAGGTGGTCTACGAGGGCGACAAGGCGGTCGGCATCAAGGCCACCATGACCAACATCGAGCCCGAGATGAAGTTTgagaccaaggccaagatcatcATTGGCGACCCGAGCTACTTCCCCaacaaggtcaaggttgtGGGACACGTACTGAGGGCCATCTGCATCCTGAAGCACCCGTTGGCGAACACGAGCGACGCGGACTCGGCTCAGCTGATTATTCCCCAGAGCCAGGTCGGCCGCAAGAATGATATTTACATTGCGGTTGTGTCGTCGGCGCACAATGTCTGCCCCAAGGGGTACTGGATCGCGATTGTGTCGACCATTGCCGAGACGTCGGCCAATCACCATTTGGAGCTGGCGCCGGGGATTGAGAGGTTGGGCAAGATTGAGGAGCAGTTTATG GGCCCACCCATTCCCCTCTATGAGCCGCTCGAGGACGGCACCAAGGACaacatcttcatctccaaGAGCTATGACGCTTCTAGCCACTTTGAGACGACCACGGATGACGTCAGGGATATTTACCGCCGTTTGGCGGgcgaggagttggttgtCGAGGGTTTGAGGGAGGGCATTCAGATTGAGGGCGGTGATCAGTAA
- the MRPL4 gene encoding 54S ribosomal protein L4 mitochondrial (BUSCO:EOG09264BWL; COG:J; EggNog:ENOG503P2HC), whose translation MHLLVGWISTRERKFPFDISTAGWEGARTTQILKVVVSQASQLQVQQRLLLCSWGPFVTTATTTDRSTQASIQRRRRPGDEIWDCSHFIPARGGRNPKPHEHELPTTYYHRRTTSRTERYITTTMATAAASAVRPSLGAAFRLTPSPSSVRISHPLLSLTRPMSTTAPLLKRHTYPGARSNKDMSKSRGQSALRRTGLRWRLSMSDDPLPKPRSREELPPVEVDPDHGLWDFFPNRETVAASPEDDMKHGRGWMVEELRGKSWEDLHRLWWVCVKERNRIATGAWERERGKMGFGKSEAQGRDREVRVTMRGIKHVLTERFYAWEDAVKLAESDPEIDLSGKGRAFTPREFLEEEAAEAKVVDYLVEEEVAEVKAEEKAEVPPPETNVQGEAARL comes from the exons ATGCACCTATTGGTGGGATGGATTTCAACGAGAGAGCGGAAGTTCCCGTTTGACATTTCCACCGCTGGATGGGAAGGCGCTCGGACCACCCAAATTTTGAAAGTGGTAGTTTCTCAAGCAAGCCAGCTCCAAGTTCAGCAGCGGCTTTTGCTTTGCTCGTGGGGACCTTTTGTGACCACCGCCACGACCACCGACCGCTCGACCCAAGCCAGTATACAGCGTCGACGTCGGCCAGGGGACGAAATTTGGGATTGCAGTCATTTCATTCCAGCTAGAGGAGGGAGGAACCCGAAACCACACGAACACGAACTACCTACTACTTACTACCACCGGCGAACAACCTCTCGAACCGAACGatatatcaccaccaccatggccaccgccgccgcctcagCTGTCCGCCCCTCCCTGGGCGCAGCCTTCAGActcacaccctccccctcctccgtcagGATATCTCACCCACTGTTATCCCTAACCCGCCCCATGTCCACGACCGCCCCCCTCCTGAAAAGACACACCTACCCCGGCGCGCGCTCCAACAAGGACATGTCCAAATCGCGCGGGCAGTCGGCCCTCCGCCGGACCGGTCTCCGCTGGAGGCTCTCCATGTCCGACGACCCGCTCCCCAAGCCTCGATCCCGCGAGGAGCTGCCTCCTGTCGAGGTCGACCCTGATCACGGGCTGTGGGACTTTTTCCCAAACCGGGAGACGGTGGCGGCTTCGCCAGAGGATGACATGAAGCATGGGcgggggtggatggtggaggagctgaggggGAAGAGTTGGGAGGATCTGCATaggttgtggtgggtttgCGTGAAGGAGCGGAACAGGATTGCGACGGGggcgtgggagagggagagggggaagatggggttTGGGAAGAGCGAGGCGCAGGGGAGGGATAGGGAG GTTCGGGTTACGATGCGCGGTATTAAGCATGTGTTGACGGAGAGGTTTTATGCTTGGGAGGATGCGGTTAAGTTGGCGGAGAGTGATCCTGAGATTGATTtgagtgggaaggggagggctTTCACGCCGAGGGAGTTCcttgaggaagaggctgctgaggctaAGGTTGTGGATTaccttgttgaggaggaggttgctgaggttaaggctgaggagaaggctgaggtaccaccaccagagaCGAATGTTCAGGGCGAGGCGGCGAGGTTATAA